TGCCAATGGCGATAATTACATACAGCCATACTTTTTTCAATATTTCGCGCGTATAATCACGGGCGTAACGTAAACGATCGCCAAACGACGGCTCGACAATTTCAACGTTGCCTACCTTCATTTGATAGACATATTCTTCGACCAGATGTTCCAGTTTGGCTTTACCAATCAGATAACCAGCCACAATGGCGATGGTAACGCCACTGGCAATGTAGATAGTGGCAATTTTCCAGCCTAACAATCCCCAGAGCATCACCAACGCCACTTCATTGACCATCGGCGATGAGATCAGGAAAGAAAACGTTATGCCGAGCGGTACGCCAGATTCGATGAAGCCAATAAACACCGGCACCGCTGAACACGAGCAAAACGGTGTGACGATCCCCAAAAGCGCCGCCACAATGTTCCCGTAAAATTCCCGCTTGTGGCTTAAAATACGCTTGGTGCGTTCCGGAGGAAAATACGAACGCAAGACCGACACACCAAAAATAATGACCGACAGCATGAAAAAAATCTTCAAACTGTCATAAACGAAGAAGTTGAGCGCTTCGCCAAGCATCGTACCGGGTGCCAGACCCAACCAGCGATAGACTACCAAGTCGGCAAATGCTTGCAACATAAAAGCCGCCTCCTGTGCATTAATTATTTGTTTCCTATTTATTCCCACTCGCCACTACCCCAATATAACAAAGATCGGGGGGAATGAAAGCGATCGTTTCGCCAACATATTGACGATCTCCAACCGTGTATCATCGCCAAGGGCTTTGCAGACTGCCGCTAAACCGATCATTGGTTATCAGCGCCAAACGTTACGGCAATCCACCGCTGAATTTGGTCTCTGACCGTCCGTACACCGTTCATGATCTCTTCATCGGTGCCGGTAAAACCCGACGGGTCGGGAAAACTCTCATGCAGTCGCCGTTTTCCGCCCGGAAAATAAGGGCACCCTTCCTTGGCGCTGTCGCAGACGGTCACCACATAATCGAACTCATCCTGTAAAAATTCATTAAGGCTTTTCGACCTATGGCCGGAAATATCGATCCCAATTTCCGCCATCGCCCTCACTACATAAGGGTTCAGTCTACCCGGTTCGGTGCCAGCGCTAAAGGCTTCATACCGGTCACCGTACATGGCCCGCAATAACCCCTCTGCCATTTGGGACCGGGCCGAGTTATGGGTACAAAGGAACAACACTTTTTTCGATTGCATCCAGTCATCTCCTTATCCTGGTTGTAATTGCGTAATTATTATTATCAGGTCACTACTACATTCCTAATACATATTTATATTTTTAAATACGTTTATATATTACT
This genomic interval from Sporolituus thermophilus DSM 23256 contains the following:
- a CDS encoding permease, with translation MLQAFADLVVYRWLGLAPGTMLGEALNFFVYDSLKIFFMLSVIIFGVSVLRSYFPPERTKRILSHKREFYGNIVAALLGIVTPFCSCSAVPVFIGFIESGVPLGITFSFLISSPMVNEVALVMLWGLLGWKIATIYIASGVTIAIVAGYLIGKAKLEHLVEEYVYQMKVGNVEIVEPSFGDRLRYARDYTREILKKVWLYVIIAIGIGGFIHGYAPENFLVQYAGKNNIWAVPLAVLIGVPLYSNAAGIIPIVTALIQKGMSLGTALAFMMAVTALSFPEMIILRNVLKPKLIAIFVSILAVSIIFTGYLFNIII
- a CDS encoding arsenate reductase ArsC, with the translated sequence MQSKKVLFLCTHNSARSQMAEGLLRAMYGDRYEAFSAGTEPGRLNPYVVRAMAEIGIDISGHRSKSLNEFLQDEFDYVVTVCDSAKEGCPYFPGGKRRLHESFPDPSGFTGTDEEIMNGVRTVRDQIQRWIAVTFGADNQ